The following are from one region of the Nicotiana tomentosiformis chromosome 7, ASM39032v3, whole genome shotgun sequence genome:
- the LOC138895653 gene encoding uncharacterized protein, with product MVRDLPRLRSGAPPYTTQAPCIPPVPQTSQAMVAATVAAPPAQPARGEGDFIVMDCVYRSCLVIIGGFETRVDLLLLNMVEFDVILDMDWLLPYQLILDCHTKNVTLALPGLSRLEWRGTFDHIPSRVVSFLRAQRMVEKGCEAYLAFVRDVSVDTPTIKSVMIVRHLLDMFPVYLPSMPPDRDINFGIDLLPGTQPHFYSTILYGASGVEGVKETTARAA from the exons atggtgagggacttgCCTAGACTCAGGAGTGGTGCACCTCCATATACTACACAGGCTCCATGTATTCCACCTGTTCCACAGACTTCACAGGCCATGGTTGCAGCTAcagttgccgctccacctgcacaaccagctaggggtgaaG GAGATTTTATTGTTATGGACTGTGTGTATAGGTCATGTTTAGttattattggtggttttgagaccagagttgatctattgttactcaatatggtagaatttgatgtaatcttggacatggactggttgttgccctatcagcttattctggattgtcacaccaagaatGTGACACTAGCTCTGCCAGGTTTGtcgcggttagagtggaggggtacatttgatcatattcctagcagggttgtgtccttccttagggcacaacggatggttgagaaggggtgtgaggcatatttagcctttgtgagggatgtgagtgttgatactcctaccattaagTCAGTTATGATAGTGAGACATTTACTTGATATGTTTCCAGTATACCTtccgagcatgccgcccgacagagatatcaattttggtattgacttattgccgggcactcaaccccatttctattccaccatattgtatggcgccagcggagttgaaggagttaaagaaaCAACTGCAAgagctgcttga